A stretch of DNA from Sulfurovum sp. TSL6:
GCAAGGTAATCAAGGAATGATGGGCAACAAAGGTATGATGGGTGGTCAAGGAATGATGGGCAAGAAAGGTATGAAACAGGGTCAAGGTATGATGAACAATTAAGTTCAATAATTAAAGAGAGAGTATGATGAAAGATCATTCCCAACACGATAGATCAACAAAATATAAAGAAGGCAGTATGACGCTTGTTGGTGCTATATCAATGGGTACAGGTGTGATGATTGGTGCCGGAATCCTGGCACTGACAGGGCAAATTGCTGAGCTTGCAGGTTCACTGTTTCCTCTTGTATTTCTTGTGGCTGCTGTAGTCACTGCATTCAGTGCTTATTCCTATGTAAAAATGTCTAATGCATATCCCTCTGCCGGAGGTATCGCGATGTTCCTGGAAAAGGCTTATGGAAAAGGAGTGATGACAGCAGTAGGTGCACTTTTAATGTACTTTTCCATGGTTATCAACGAAAGTCTTGTCGCACGTACTTTTGGTACATATACTGTTCAGCTATTCGATGTTGATCATGGTAGTTGGATCGTGCCTGCATTGGGTATAGGAGTACTACTTTTTGCCTTTTTGCTTAACATTTCGGGGAATCGCATGATTGGCCTGTTTTCTTTACTTATGGCTCTTATAAAAATTGGCGGTATCATTATATTTTCACTCGGTGGATTATGGGTTGCCGGTTTTTCATTTGAAAACACTTCTGTAAATATGGCAGATACATCTGCTACAGGCTTCATTGCCGCAATGGCCTTGGCTATCTTGGCGTATAAGGGTTTTACCACTATTACCAATAGCGGTTCAGAAATTGTGAACCCACATAAGAATGTTGGACGTGCCATTATCATTTCCATTGTGATATGCGTAGTGATTTATTTTTTAGTCGCTATAGCTGTGGCAGCAAATCTAACTTTGCCGGAAATCATCAATGCAAAAGATTATGCACTAGCACAGGCAGCACGACCTGCATTTGGTAATTATGGTTTATGGTTTACTGTAGCAATAGCAATTATAGCAACCGTATCAGGAGTGATTGCAAGTGTGTATGCAGTTTCACGTATGCTTGCTATGTTGACTGAAATGAAGCTTGTACCACATAGCCATTTTGGTATGCCCGGAGACATCCAAAAGCATACATTGGTATATACCATTGTCATTGCTATTTGTTTGACGATATTTTTTGACTTGAGTCGGATTGCATCACTGGGGGCTATTTTTTATATTATTATGGATATTGCTGTTCACTGGGGTGTTTTCAAGCATCTTCGTAAAGAGATTCATGCTAACGCATTTATTCTAATATCTGCGATCATATTTGATGTTATAGTGCTTGGTGCCTTTCTTATAGTGAAAGCATCAACAGACATAATGATAATTTATGCTGCATTGATAGGGTTTTTGTTTATATTTATAGGCGAGAGCATTTTTTTAAGAAAGTATAGAACTGAAGAAGTCTAAAGGCTTTTATTATAACTCTCACAAAAACAGGAGGGGTGCTTGTAGTGTTCTGTACTGTACATGTGGGACAATTTGTCCATCAAATCATCAGGGTCGGTACTATAGATGAGTCTTGCACCAGTATCTTTGTCAAACTGGTTTACGATTTTGGGGATTTCTTCAACAATCCCCCCGCTTCCCTTCAGAATCCCAATCAGTTTACCTTCGTCATAAGCGATGGCAAACTCCCCAAGTGTCCCGGAGCTACCTCCTGCGATGATGACCATGTCACTGGAGCGGATGTTGGTCACCTCTCGTCCCATGAGTCCGCTACCCGTATAGATGATGGCATCGTAGGTATCCGAGGGGGATTGGTATTTGTGTACATGCTCATCCAGACTGAGTGCCGGGGAGATACCAATGGATAGCCCGCCCAAACTCCGGGCACCTTTGGCGCATTCGTAAGGGAGTCCCGGGCACGCCCCTGTAATCAGTATGAAACCCCGCTTTGCAATTGCCTGACCAAGAGAAAAGACCAATTTTTCCACTTTTGGGTCCTGTTTATGGCTTGATGAACCCATGACACCCACTGTCAGACGCATATCGGGAGCTTTATTTACGTACACCGTCGGCTGCGCAAGAAACTTATCCTTGCATTTATCTGAACAGAAATAGTAAAGCCTCCCTTCGTACTCAGCTGTTGCGGTGGCTCTACGCGGATCCAGTTCCATCATGCATACGGGGTCACGAACCATAAATCACCTCTCATACCCAATTTTTCCATCATACAGAGCTTTCTCCAAAGTGACTAAAAAACCGAATGCCGGATGTTTGAATTGGCCATGACGAAGAATATCCCAATGCTCCTTTAAGTACTCCTGCAAGAACCGGACAACATGCTTCAGTAAAATGATCTTATACCCTTTTGTTTTTTTTTCGGGCATTATCGAACCGAAGGCCATCAGACGTATCCGATGCCCTGCCTGTGTAGTTGTCTCACCTGTTCGCAGCAAACTTCTTACCACCTGATCCACATCTGAAGCAGGACAACAGCCAAATCGAGTCAACATTGTTCGAAGCACGATAGGATCTTTAGCATTTTGGTTGATCTCCGCACGGCCTTCTTTTACCTCTGCAACGATCATCTCCGTATGATCGGTTGAACATGCCAGTTTCTGATCTGTCGCAAATATTGTTTCCAGGCCTCTCTTGCCCGGGATCAATCTCCCGGCTCCAGGGAAGCGCAATGCAAGAACATCAAGATCGGTAACCATCCGATAGCCCCCTTCCTCGACAGCCTCGATGACCGGATATTCGGTCACTGTAAAATATCCGTTGATGTAGAGATAGGCCTCCACTATGGCAACTGCATTATCCATTCTTCCCTCCCTCTACCCATTGATAGAGCATCAACAAGTGTCTTGCTGTTATCTTTATATTTGTTGATCTACGGTGTTGTGTGTGATCTT
This window harbors:
- a CDS encoding APC family permease, giving the protein MMKDHSQHDRSTKYKEGSMTLVGAISMGTGVMIGAGILALTGQIAELAGSLFPLVFLVAAVVTAFSAYSYVKMSNAYPSAGGIAMFLEKAYGKGVMTAVGALLMYFSMVINESLVARTFGTYTVQLFDVDHGSWIVPALGIGVLLFAFLLNISGNRMIGLFSLLMALIKIGGIIIFSLGGLWVAGFSFENTSVNMADTSATGFIAAMALAILAYKGFTTITNSGSEIVNPHKNVGRAIIISIVICVVIYFLVAIAVAANLTLPEIINAKDYALAQAARPAFGNYGLWFTVAIAIIATVSGVIASVYAVSRMLAMLTEMKLVPHSHFGMPGDIQKHTLVYTIVIAICLTIFFDLSRIASLGAIFYIIMDIAVHWGVFKHLRKEIHANAFILISAIIFDVIVLGAFLIVKASTDIMIIYAALIGFLFIFIGESIFLRKYRTEEV
- a CDS encoding YHS domain-containing protein — encoded protein: MVRDPVCMMELDPRRATATAEYEGRLYYFCSDKCKDKFLAQPTVYVNKAPDMRLTVGVMGSSSHKQDPKVEKLVFSLGQAIAKRGFILITGACPGLPYECAKGARSLGGLSIGISPALSLDEHVHKYQSPSDTYDAIIYTGSGLMGREVTNIRSSDMVIIAGGSSGTLGEFAIAYDEGKLIGILKGSGGIVEEIPKIVNQFDKDTGARLIYSTDPDDLMDKLSHMYSTEHYKHPSCFCESYNKSL